The genomic stretch AGCTAGTCGTCGATCAACACTACACGGTTCGTGAAGCGGCTGAAGCCATGAATGTGGGGTATTCGAGCATGGATAAATGGGTTCGTCAGTTACGCCAAGAGCGTGATGGCCAAAGCCCTAAAGCAACGCCCATGACACCCGATCAGCTCAGGATTCGCGAGCTTGAAAAGCGCATCCGTGACATTGAGATGGAAAAAGACATCCTAAAAAAGGCTACCGCTCTCTTGATGTCGGACTCCCTGAACACTTCTCGCTAATCGAGAAACTCAAGACGAGCTACCCGGTAAAAAAACTGTGTGACGTGTTTGGCGTGCATCGCAGCAGCTTTAAATACTGGAGACAACGTTCAAAAAGACCTGTGTGTGCCACGAAGACTAAGGAAATAGCCAAGGTCAGAGAGCTCTTTCGCGAGAGCGAAGGCTCTGCAGGGGCGCGCAGCATCGCAGAGATGGCGACAAGGCAGGATGTGCCGTTAAGTCGCTATCGCGCTGGCCGCCTGATGGAAAAGCTTGGCCTAATTAGCTGCCAAGTGCCTGGGCACACCTACAAGAAAACAGGTGATGAACATGTTGAGGTACCGAACCACTTAGCGCGTCAGTTTAACGTTGAGGCGCCCAACCGCGTTTGGTGTGGCGACGTCACATATATCTGGACTGGCAAACGCTGGGCTTATCTAGCCGTTGTCATGGACTTATTTGCTAGGAAAACGATTGGCTGGTCGATGTCGTTATCGCCCGATAGCGAACTCACCAGCAGCGCATTGAAAATGGCTTATGAGAGCCGTGGGCGGCCAAAAGGGGTTATGTTCCACAGCGACCAGGGCAGTCATTATACGAGCCGTAAGTTTCGTCAGACACTCTGGAAATGCCAGGTAAAACAAAGCCTAAGCCGACGTGGTAATTGCTGGGATAATGCGCCAATGGAGCGTTTCTTCAGGAGCTTAAAGGTTGAATGGGTGCCAACGTATGGCTATCGCTCATTCTTGCAGGGGCAGCATCATATCGTGAACTATTTAATCGGGTATTACAGCCAGCTTAGGCCTCACCAGCATAACGGTGCTATGAGTCCGAACCAGGCAGAGGAAAAGTACTGGGTTAACTATAAAGCGGTGGCCAGTTTTACTTGACCACTACAAACGGCAATCATTAGCCGGCGGCGATTGGCTGGATGAAGGTGAGGCGGCGAGAGGATATGCAGCACCGGAAACCAGACGAAATAGCTCGCTGCCCATATCGCCACGCCGTAGCCGCTGCCGTAGACCAAAGGATGTGCGATTCATTGGCGTGTGGCGGGGTATAGCGCCCCAGCGAAAGCACCATAGCAAAAGTGGCTGACAAGGCTTAGCTCGACATGCTGCTCTTCGTCCAATAGCCCATCCGCCTCCACCTTCTGCAGAAGATTCTGGATTATCTCACGCGGCAGCAACGGGTAGCGCTCTTCTCGTTGGAGTCGCCGA from Halomonas meridiana encodes the following:
- a CDS encoding IS3 family transposase (programmed frameshift), with translation MVTRPKRNFSPEFRLEAAQLVVDQHYTVREAAEAMNVGYSSMDKWVRQLRQERDGQSPKATPMTPDQLRIRELEKRIRDIEMEKDILKKGYRSLDVGLPEHFSLIEKLKTSYPVKKLCDVFGVHRSSFKYWRQRSKRPVCATKTKEIAKVRELFRESEGSAGARSIAEMATRQDVPLSRYRAGRLMEKLGLISCQVPGHTYKKTGDEHVEVPNHLARQFNVEAPNRVWCGDVTYIWTGKRWAYLAVVMDLFARKTIGWSMSLSPDSELTSSALKMAYESRGRPKGVMFHSDQGSHYTSRKFRQTLWKCQVKQSLSRRGNCWDNAPMERFFRSLKVEWVPTYGYRSFLQGQHHIVNYLIGYYSQLRPHQHNGAMSPNQAEEKYWVNYKAVASFT